The following nucleotide sequence is from Corylus avellana chromosome ca7, CavTom2PMs-1.0.
ctttGAAGACtatttgaaacaatatttaaatgacTTCTCTTTCCTCTAATATTTAgtttaaagaatatttaaattgcATGGAAAAATAATAAGTGAAGCTATTATAAAGTTTTTCTAAATAGataagtaaaaagtagtttgattCCCTTTATTTAGAGTAATAGAACAGATGtgactaatttattttttcttagatCGTTACAAagttaagagtaatgttaattACTAAATTATTATCCGATTATCATACAATTAGAATGATATGATAGAAAAAGCCAATCTTTAGATTAACaagaatttgttaaaaaaaaaaaaatcaaagattaatTTTCATAGACACGTCAATCGTATAATACCTTTTTAAATCAgttttactaaataatatttatataaaaaaaaaattattataaattaggaTGTGAAAATCCAGTTTGGTATGTATAATAAATACGCGAGAAAGTTGTGTGACCGCATTTATTTGATGTAAAATGAAAGTTTGAAAGGAAAACCGTAAGAAGTAACGAAGAAAAGAAGctgaaagaagaaggaaaagtgGTGTTGAAGCAACGGCCAAGGGGATTACAAATGTCAAAACGTTCCCAGAAAAGCAATACAAAGAAAGGAAGAGTGAAGCAAAGAAAGTGCAAGGAAGGAAGCCAAAAGTGGACCTGAAAATAGGCAGAGCAAAGTTTTGTCAAAGAGCAATCCCTCACGCAAACAAAAGGGGGAAAAAACGGAGAAAGTGAGTGAGAGGGAAAAGAGAATGCCAGGAAAAGTTTTTCCCATACCATACCCTCCCTCCTCAATggcagaaagaaagaaagaaagaaagaaagacaaggCAGATAGCTAGGTCTTCTGAGTGGCAGACTCTGTGTCTCTCTCTGTCTAGTCTTTCACCCCGTTTCTTGTTTCAATGCCCCGCTGACCCCGCGTGACTCATCATTCAATATGCCAGCCGATTCTTCATTCATTGCCCCAccctccttttttatttatttatttattttttaatttcaaattcaaactaCTACTGTTTAATTTCCACTCACATTTCATTCCTTGCaaatccttttttgttttgctattACGTGTAtttctttgtttaattattatccCTTCTAGACTTCTAGTGGCCggatttgttattttattaaagcAACGACTTATGACTTAAAAGCCTtctaaattgaagaaaaaacaggcttctaaattgacttaaattaTATGTTGACTatgacaaaattaaaacaaatactTGAAGCCACTAAGAAGTTGCCCCATTCTTTCTACTTCAGCTTTAatgtcacatttttttttaagtaaaagtTAGAATAAAACGCTACACTTTATACTTATTTATCAGCATGATATCAAGGGTTTTCAGCTCTATCAAGCCATATATTAAttctcaaaaaatttaaaaaattattcagatatatgtttttttagagGTAGAGCTTCAAAAATTATCTCCcatctcaaatatttttttttaaaaaaaaattttgtttccttGGTACTAAAATTCTTGATTTTGCCtttacataaaatattttaagtgagttatatttctattttttttttaaataactaatattataaATCACTTGAAATACATTATGTTAACCGAGTAGAATTCAGTCATCAAAATATCACGAAATTAAAATAGCGGGTTAACACACTTCTCTCGGAGCCCGTCTTCCCGTATGTCAGTCTCTGACGACATTTCCACCGCACGGTATCCCATAAAGCACAGACCGCCCAAAACAACCgtaactcaaaacaaaaaccaaatacgccaatctctctgtctctgtctctctctctcctagcGCACGATATAAAACCTCACGTTTCCGCCCTCCCTCCCGCTTTCTTTCTCACTTCGtgctctctctctgtctttctttctttctctctgatGGCCTCCAACGCCAACAGCAACATGCACTCACCAACCTATTCATCCGACCCTACCTCACCCAACACCACCTTCGTCCAAGCCGACCCCTCAACCTTCCGGGCGGTGGTCCAGAGACTAACCGGAGCCCCAGACGACCCGTCAGCGCAAAAGCTCCCTCTCACCGGCAAACCCAAACCCGCGGGAACCATTTCGGCCGCCGAAATGGGTCCCAGAAAACCCGCCTTCAAGCTCCACGAGCGCAGGCACGCCACCAAAAAGCTGGAGCTCGACATCGACCACTCTACCGCTTTCAACAAACACTGCATGGGCAGGGCCAACTTCAACAACTTGGGCCCTTCCGGGCCTCCCCTAAGGCCCATGATCTTCTCCCCCGTGTCGCCTCTGGAGTTCTACGCGCGTGGGAGCCCGAGGACGCCGCGCGAGgtggaggaagaggaagagagagccATTGCCGAGAAGGGTTTCTACTTGCACCCGAGCCCTCTCAGTACCCCAAGAGGGTCCGACCCGCCTGAGCTTTTGCCTTTGTTCCCTCTCCAATCTCCTTCCGATCATCATTcctaattcttcttcttcttcttcttcttcttcttgattttgtaaCAATAcgtaattatattttatttatggatttaatttccCAATTTTAATCAACAATGTTGCTTCAATTAAATCttgttttaagttgttttggtTTCGTGTATTTATCGTTTATCAAATGGTTGGTGGCGTTCGTGAGTTACACGCGAGCTGGATGCGCGTGGTGATTTCTCAATAAAGTTTAACTAGATTTAGGTTCGTAGAACATCGAAACTCTTTGGTAAATGGCGGCTCTAATTCATCGATGTTGTTGGAAAGTGAAGTCACGGGCGGATTTGCTTTTCatttacattttaatttttaaagaagcacaatctttttttaaaagaaaataattaatttttgacaagGCTGACTTGAAAATTGGAAGGCTGGAGGAGGGCCTCTATATTGTGCGTGGTGACTTGAGAGCATTCAAGGCTGAGAGCCGTTGGATTTAATGACCGACAGAAAATTACTTGCAGGAAGTGAGCGGCGCCTTTGTCTGACAAAATAAATGGCCAGGATTCGTCCTTGGGTATCTAGGACTCGTATGACATTATTGGGAAAGTAGCGGTCCGATCTATCTGAAGCTGGCTTATTAGTTCAAAATTCGAAACTATTTGCATACACCGTCCTTTAACTGTCAAATGAACGGTCAGGATGGGTACTTCAATAGTGAAAATACGGTTGACTTAACTGTTTGGACTCTGGAGGGGTGAATCAATAtggtaaaaaaacaaagggttaaaggtctcttttttgttttgatttttaaagGGTAAACAGTTAAAAGATATGGTAATGGATAAGCAGTCTTTTCAAATCCTGGGCGTTGACTTTGGCTCAAATGAATAAATCGGTGGATTTTTCACTGAAAAAGACATTTTGTAGACCAAAAATTTGGGGAAACCGGGGAAAATACCTAttggggttttgtttttttgtttgttaaattttagGAACTTACTCATCCTGTTTTTAAGAGTCTACTTGTACTTGTGATTGTgttataagaaattaaaaaaaaatacttttaatacatAAACATTATGCTAAAcgatattaattttattaagtaAATTTTGTGAGTTGTGTAATCATGTGGTTAGATACCATGCTTGTCGTGTGATTGTGGAAACGTCTTTTCCGTGTTGTGTCGCTGATCAATAGTCAAGAGTCTTTGGTTGTGTTTGCTAAAAGACTTTAAAAATGAAGTGGCACTGAAACtatagtagatttgattgatgtaagaaaaaaaaaagtaagaatattttgtatgaaatagtaaaaaaaaaaaaaatatattattttgtagtgatttgtttatttgaataataataaaaagtgattgatatgatgtagAAAGTGAAAATGTTGTGGTTGATTTTGAAAGGAATAGTagagtccttttttttttgagttcttTCCCAAACACAGCCTATATattggctgtgtttggcaatggaatggaaaAAGAGAGTGGAACAGTATTGTAGCAGATTTGActgatatgagagaaaaaagtaagaatgttttgtatataaaaagtgaaaaaatttgttttgtagtgatttttttatttgaatagtaataaaaagtgattgatgtgatgtaaaaagtaaaaatgttgaagttgattttaagaagaaattttttgatttttgggtcCCGTCtggccctttgccaaacacagccaatAGGAATAAAAATCATTGTCACATTACAAAAGCCAAAGTCCAAAGACAATGGCTCAAGAGAAATTGTAAGTAAGAATTGTTATTGAGTACACATTAATGCTATAGAGTTAAGCCAAAAATAAAGCATATAATGGGCGGATCACAAATTGTAACATATGTGATTGATTAATGATCACTAGACTAGTAGTTTATCTTTGATAAACTTTGTCtcacattaataattaatattgtaataaatcacataattaaataatatgagAAACCACACTTTGATATGAAAACCCAAAtaggaaaaataacaaaactcgTTAGTTTCATCCTTTGGCATTTTTATTTGCCCATAACTCCAACTAACCCAAAGACGAgctttgttcttgttttgtctATATTTCAAACTTTAAATTCTAAGAatctgtttggaattgtgttaNNNNNNNNNNNNNNNNNNNNNNNNNNNNNNNNNNNNNNNNNNNNNNNNNNNNNNNNNNNNNNNNNNNNNNNNNNNNNNNNNNNNNNNNNNNNNNNNNNNNNNNNNNNNNNNNNNNNNNNNNNNNNNNNNNNNNNNNNNNNNNNNNNNNNNNNNNNNNNNNNNNNNNNNNNNNNNNNNNNNNNNNNNNNNNNNNNNNNNNNNNNNNNNNNNNNNNNNNNNNNNNNNNNNNNNNNNNNNNNNNNNNNNNNNNNNNNNNNNNNNNNNNNNNNNNNNNNNNNNNNNNtaaaaagtagttttaatacttaaaaagttgtaTCAAACAAAAGttggtatgtttggtaaaaaatttcaaaagtacttatttgacttaaaaatcttatttctcaaatgcaatctcaaacatgcacTAAGCATGTTACCATATCTAAAAGGAAGTAACGTTTTATGAACACCATTTGACTTACAAAAAGAGCATTGATGAGCTTTGAGATTCCTTGTTgagtttttttcttatttttttcttcttctaatgaTCCTTGTTGAGTTGGTTTAACCTTAAAGATGATATATATTGGTGGCAACGAAGAGCTTTCACAACTCACATCAATGTCTACTTTGAAAATTGATTGTGCAATGACCAATGTTATCCACTTGGGTATACCCTAAACTTAGGGATTTAATGATGATTGAATTATTCTAAACCAAGGGATTTGAGTAAATTGAAATAATTtgtaaactctataaatagaaagcacACAATCATATCAAGTAATAAGATCATAGTGTAGTTCTATAAGATTCTATTCTAGTAGTCGATGTAAGTTTCTAACATCAAACCACCAGTAAAATCgttagttttttctttctttcttttgctattctctttatatttttatagtgTTATGAATTCTTCATGGTATTATAGCCATTGACTAGCAATCCTAAATGATTATTGTggactttctttatttttcttccgCCATCACAGAAGCAATGATCGTGTTGAGTCTTCACAGCATGATTCATGACACAAAGCCGTGGACGAATAAGAGAATGCAAAGAAATCGTGAGTCGTCAAAGTTTCCGAATCGGCAGGCGTGTCTTTCCTTGTCTCCCTCATCCACTGAGCTTTCGCACGCCATTGCTAATTTGGAAGATGTGCTTCAACTTTATCACCAGATCCGCATCCACCATCGTGAATCCGCGTTTATCTTCATTAGATTCACATTCAACACCTGTGGGTtccagaagaaaaataaatgggttgAAAAAACAAGAAGCTAAATGGCCTATATTTTTTCATGCCTTTTGTCGGCCTaatctttttgcttttgttgttgacTCAGGCCCGACTTTTTTATTGGTCTTGGTTGATGACCAAAGTCCATTTTAGGCCCATAGTTTGGCTATATTTTTTGGCTTATGTTGGTCTTATTTGATGATCTAGGACCATTTTAGGCTTATAATTGGCCCCATCTTCGGCTCAAGTTGACCCACTTTTTTGGCCCATTGTTTAGCCTATTTTCGGCCTAATGTTGCTAAAAGTCCATCTTTGATCACCGTTGCCAGCCGCCACCAACTCTAGCGATTTTCTGGCCACCACTACCGATCGACCATCTCCGGTTCtccccccctcccaaaaaaagaaaaagaaaaagaaaaattcatctctttccaaactcaagcttacgtTTGGGGTAGGATGTTAAAGTATATgataaggatataaatccttgTTATAAATGATGGTCGGAGTaccctaaatttaaggatttgATGAGGACTAAGTTACCATAAATGAAGGGCATTGATTATGATTAGATTGGATTTGTATAAGAGAAATGCTGCAATTCTTCATTGTGTTTTCATGGTGTTTTCCCAATTCGATatggatattgttttctaaaaaaacatatgaaggATGAGTggggtaagttttttttttttttttgctttttgcttttttagaaaacaatatccatTAGATGAGGAGAACACCGGGAGGAATTGTAGTATACTCTTTgtataaattcaaataatttgtaAGCACTATAAATAAAGCATCTTGTACACATCATATCACGCAATAAGACCACAATATACTCATATAAGAATTTATTATTGTAGTGAACGTAAGTGTCTAACGCCAAACTActagtaaaataattatttgtctctattttctttttgtttgcacttctctctatttttctatagcattataaatttctttatcCTTTAACTCTGTAACATTAATATGGATTCGATCACAatcttttggttgtttttttttttttgttgggttgaatgaaaatattataaacaaaagACGCCAATTACACCAACAAAACAAGCTGAAACAAATTGTACAAAAACAACTCAACGAACACCTCTAGCCCAACAAACTCCAGCAACACAAGGAAAGCCAAAATACGAAGGCAAAACTAGAACACCTATACTTCAAACTGCAACAGAGGGCACAATTCCCCAATTTTTACacaaatcaatattttaagaGGATTTACAATACAACACTTGTTCATCAAAGCCCTCCAAATTCTCCTGCTAAAACCACACTCAAAAAAGAGATGGCCCCTGCATTCTGCACACTGCCGGCGGAAAAAAAACAACTTGTatcaccaatatatatatatatatccccagCTCAATAGAGGGTAACCAGTTGAGAGGCTGTTTTTGACAGCCAAAcacatgaaaaaaattaaagtttgtCGAGGAATAGCAAGAGGAAACCAAACAAGACTCCCCCAGTCAACCACAGATCTCTTGGACCATATACCTTCCCATGTATCTCTACAAGTGCAAGAATCATTCTTTGGTGTCACCCAAAGAACTCTATCCTCAGCTACAATTTTCACTTTGAAAAGCTGACTCTGAATGTGCACAAGCTGCTCAGACCTAGCAGGATGCCACACCAACTCCCTTCTAACCAACACACTAGAGGCCATAGCCTCTAAAAAACCCCTAGAATCATAAAAAACCAGGTAGCTATATTCATCATCCAACAAAATACCATCCGGATGCAAAGAATCTAGCCACAAGAAAATATTACTCCCATCCCCCGCACGAAACCCCAAAAATTGCATAACTAAACTCCTGAGCTTTAATTTTGAGGAGAGGCCACCCTTTGGTTTTAGGTAGGGGTGTTAATCCGATCCGGTTtctcggtttttggccaaaaccggaaccggaaccccggttaccggccggtttCGGTTTTACCcagtccggtaaccggtttttgaagaaaattggtttttgggcttattttaggtgttgggcctaaaataagcccatttttttttttttccataagttgtctcatttaaaaaaaaaaatctattagtctttttgtctTGATTAAAGAGGTTTTGTtatgattgttccaaataattaaaaaacataaacctaaaaaagcccaaaaatcctaaaaaaatcaaagtttttaatataatatatatattatattaaaaacattaaaaaatattcatagaGATTATCCTCAGTGtaaaacaattaatatatatatatatatataaacccggttccggtattcccggtaaaaaccggataccaaaaaccgggaccggaaccggggtacccggtttttgaatttttcaaaccgaaaccggaaccgggtctccggtttcccggttttccggttccggttccagttttccggtaatttttgacacccctagttttAGGAGGTGGCagatattaaatcatcacttgtttGTTAAAaggtgagacccaacacatGAAAAATGAGGGTTCAAACTTATGACCTTTGACTTTGATATAATGTTAAATCACAGTCTCAAACGCTTAAACTAATggaaatatgtaaatttaatcatttaatcaaatactcTAGTAGCAAAGCCAACCCATATACTGTGGAAGTGGTTCAGTCACccccaaattttgttttttaaggaaaaagttcACATACTCCCTTCAAATGTTCGTTCTCCTATAGCAAAAGTtataaacctaggaaatcaaccaaaatcCTAGTTTCATGCAACCACTTAACTTTAACTTAATCATTGAAGTCCTAGAACAATTAATACACTATACAAGATATCAACCAAGTTTATTCTCATACGTCATCCAAAACGCTCAAAGGTGATAACTTTTATTTATTACACCCCAACCCATTGTTTAAAACATCATCATCCTATATTATAGTCGCTTAACTACTGTTCATTTTCATAATATAAACTTTGTATTCTAatccttatttttctcatgCAAGACTCATTTATATAAAAACAACTCATTagcaaatcatatatttttcttagaCAAACAACCAATATGTTTAAGAGtgaatttaaacaataaaaaacatgtaaaagaaCAATAAGTTAGAGGTTAAATTACTTCTAGGTAGGGGTCCTCGAAGTTTAGAGAGGCACAACTTTTAAGAATGGCCTTTGTAACGGCCCAAAAAATAGCATTTACTAGTTtggcagggttactggcaatttcCCCAAATCAGTTAATTGGTAACTAACTGAGGAATCACCCCTCAAGCATAATTAGAGTGAATGTAGAGGAAGGTGAAATCGACAAATTTGAGATATCTAGAAATCATAGAATATGCATACATTATCATCGTGCCTATGGAGCTACTAATTAAAATGCAGATATTCTAATCAAACCTGGATTATGCAAACTGGACCCCTGACTTTTCTTAAATAACCTGATGTGGCGAACATGCCATTGGCATCTTC
It contains:
- the LOC132188557 gene encoding VQ motif-containing protein 11-like yields the protein MASNANSNMHSPTYSSDPTSPNTTFVQADPSTFRAVVQRLTGAPDDPSAQKLPLTGKPKPAGTISAAEMGPRKPAFKLHERRHATKKLELDIDHSTAFNKHCMGRANFNNLGPSGPPLRPMIFSPVSPLEFYARGSPRTPREVEEEEERAIAEKGFYLHPSPLSTPRGSDPPELLPLFPLQSPSDHHS